The DNA window GGTCAGACCCCAGCGCTGCAGGAATCCGGCCACCTCGTCCGCGTCGCGATGCTGATCGTGCAACAGCAGCGCGGCATCCTGCCTGACCCCGAGCAGTTTTGCGGAGGCGTTCGAAAGCTGTTCGGCGCGTTCACCTTCGAAGCGCAACCCGAGATCGGCGTAGATCTCCTGCGCCCACTTGCCCCAGCCGGGTCCGACGATCGAGCGCAGCGCCAGATCCGCCAGCCCCTCCGCCATCAGGCACTGCGGCGTATTCACCAGGAACAGCGTCTGCTCGGCCTGCCCGGCCGCGACCAGCCCGGCCTCCTTGCGGCAGTGCTCGGTGTGATGCCCCGGGTAGGACTCGTGCGCGATGAGGGTGGGCAGCTGCGCCATATGTTGTTTGAGGTCGGAGTTGATCGCCACCCGGGAGTGGTAGTTGCCCAGGTAGTAGTTGAAGCCGGACCACGGCTTGTCCCCCACCACCTCATAGGTGACGTGCTCGTGGTCGGGCAGTGGATAATGCTCGCGCACCAGTTCGCGCAGCGCACTCGAGAATGCCTCGACGCAGACGCTCAATCGCTCCGGCGGAACCTCATCGGCCTTGCGGAACGCGGTCACCCGCTCGTCGAGCGGTCCGTCGCCGGTGAGCACCTCGTCCATCTGCCGGTGCGCCTCGCGGTAGTCCTCGACATCGCCGGGCGCGATCTCGACATCGAAGTACGCGCGCACCTCGTCGACGAATCCGATGTCGTCCCCGGCGAACTTGCGCCCGGAGCATTCCAGCGCGCGCAGATGCGCGTCGAGGAATTCCGACCGCCGCGGCGCCAACCCGGCTGCTGGCAGTTCCGCGCGCAACGACGCCGCCCGGCGCGCCAACTCGCGCGGCTGCGGGACCGGTGCGTTGTCCACCTCGCGACGCAGCGCCGGATCGCCGGTATAGGCGTCGACGAAACCTTCCTCGAGCCGGTCGAATGCCAAGCCGAGTCGCAGATACTCGGTCACGAGGGGATGCGCTTCCATGCCCGCCGACATTAGCCGGTAGCGGCCTCGGCATCGACTGGTTACCAACCGGTAGCAGCACCCCCGTGTTCCCACCGATGGTGACGCAGAGCAGAATCCGGCTATGCGAGAGCTAGACCGAATCTCACACAGTCGGCGCGTGACGTATGCGTGTTTGCCTGAGCGGAGTGTCGGGTAAGTGGCACGAATGGGTGAGCCGAGTCCCTATGTGGAATTCGACCGGAAACAGTGGCGCACGCTGCGTAAGTCGACTCCGCTGGTGCTCACCGAGGAAGAACTCATCGGTCTTCGCGGCCTCGGCGAACAGATCGATCTGGAAGAGGTCGCCGAGGTCTACCTCCCGCTCGCTCGGCTCATTCACCTGCAGGTCGCCGCACGTCAACGGCTGTTCGCCGCGACCGCGACCTTTCTCGGGGAGAAGCATCCCGATCAGCAGGTGCCATTCGTGATCGGTGTCGCAGGCAGTGTCGCGGTCGGAAAATCGACGACCGCGCGCGTACTGCAAGCGTTGCTCGCACGGTGGGATCACCATCCGCGTGTGGATTTGGTCACAACCGACGGATTCCTTTATCCCACCACGGAACTGACCCGGCGCGGCATCATGCACCGCAAGGGTTTTCCGGAAAGCTATGACCGCCGCAAACTTCTGCGCTTCGTCACCGAGGTGAAATCCGGTGCGGCCGAAGTATGCGCGCCGGTGTATTCGCATATCTCCTACGACATCGTGCCGGGCAAGTTCCACTGCGTGACTCAGCCCGACATTCTCATCGTGGAAGGTCTCAATGTGTTGCAGACCGGTCCGCGGTTGATGGTCTCGGACCTGTTCGACTTCTCGATCTACGTCGACGCCCGCATCGAGGACATCGAGAAGTGGTATGTGCAACGGTTTCTCACGCTGCGCGAGACCGCGTTCGCCGACCCGAACGCGCATTTCCACCACTACGCCGGTTTCACCGACGAGCAAGCGACGGCCACCGCGCAGGAGATCTGGAACTCCACCAACCGGCCCAATCTGGTGGACAACATTCTGCCCACCCGCCCGCGCGCGACGCTGGTGTTGCGCAAGGACGCCGACCACACCATCAACCGCCTGCGGCTGCGCAAGCTCTAGAGCTTCCAGGCCGCGTCGAGGCGGGCCCCGACGTCGATATCGCGTACGGCGGCGATATGCGGTTTGCGGATTTCGGCGGCGATGTAGCGCGCCACGAACCGCCGGATCTCATGGTCGACGCTGGCGAGGATGCGTAGGAGTTGACCCCGCTTAGTCGCGATGGCCACGTTGACGCGGACATCGCTCGGGCGCGGCTCAGTGATATCGATAACAACCCGCAGCGGCTCGGCGGTACGGACCGTCAGGTGCAGGTGCACGTTGCCGTCGACGTGGAAGCGATGCCGATCGACAGCGAGGTCGAGCAGCAGATCGACATCGAGCGGAATGATCAACTCGAAGGAGATGACGTCGTCGACATACCGGAGCAGCTTCGGCTCACCTAGTCGTACCTGCGCGGCGACCTTCGCCAGCCTGCCGG is part of the Nocardia sp. NBC_00565 genome and encodes:
- a CDS encoding DUF885 domain-containing protein, which gives rise to MEAHPLVTEYLRLGLAFDRLEEGFVDAYTGDPALRREVDNAPVPQPRELARRAASLRAELPAAGLAPRRSEFLDAHLRALECSGRKFAGDDIGFVDEVRAYFDVEIAPGDVEDYREAHRQMDEVLTGDGPLDERVTAFRKADEVPPERLSVCVEAFSSALRELVREHYPLPDHEHVTYEVVGDKPWSGFNYYLGNYHSRVAINSDLKQHMAQLPTLIAHESYPGHHTEHCRKEAGLVAAGQAEQTLFLVNTPQCLMAEGLADLALRSIVGPGWGKWAQEIYADLGLRFEGERAEQLSNASAKLLGVRQDAALLLHDQHRDADEVAGFLQRWGLTTQERARQSLRFLSSPLWRAYISTYVEGYRLLGGWLDRAVDADDRADRFRRLLDEPLTPGAVRTM
- the coaA gene encoding type I pantothenate kinase translates to MARMGEPSPYVEFDRKQWRTLRKSTPLVLTEEELIGLRGLGEQIDLEEVAEVYLPLARLIHLQVAARQRLFAATATFLGEKHPDQQVPFVIGVAGSVAVGKSTTARVLQALLARWDHHPRVDLVTTDGFLYPTTELTRRGIMHRKGFPESYDRRKLLRFVTEVKSGAAEVCAPVYSHISYDIVPGKFHCVTQPDILIVEGLNVLQTGPRLMVSDLFDFSIYVDARIEDIEKWYVQRFLTLRETAFADPNAHFHHYAGFTDEQATATAQEIWNSTNRPNLVDNILPTRPRATLVLRKDADHTINRLRLRKL